In Candidatus Baltobacteraceae bacterium, a single window of DNA contains:
- a CDS encoding cytidylate kinase-like family protein, with translation MALVIVTVSSQYGSGGLGAGRIVAQRLGYKFVDQQLPTVVAKRLGISREAVSAAESASASVAERVLRVLELGTPEVDASQGGPSFDEECAREVQQAVRDYAARGNCVIVGHGGSAILGRRPDVIRVYVYAPRDWRIHQIMSGHDVDEKTASDEVDRIDRRRGEYMRHYYEMEWGNPAHYDLALDTSTFGPDGAAALVVRAVELRGE, from the coding sequence ATGGCGCTTGTGATCGTGACCGTCTCCAGTCAGTACGGATCGGGCGGCCTCGGCGCCGGGCGAATCGTCGCCCAGCGTCTCGGCTACAAATTCGTCGACCAACAGCTCCCAACCGTCGTCGCCAAGCGCCTGGGCATCTCGCGCGAAGCGGTCAGCGCCGCCGAATCGGCCAGCGCTTCGGTCGCGGAGCGCGTGTTACGCGTGCTGGAACTCGGAACGCCCGAAGTCGACGCGTCGCAAGGCGGCCCGAGCTTCGATGAGGAGTGCGCGCGCGAGGTGCAGCAAGCCGTGCGCGACTATGCGGCGCGCGGCAACTGTGTGATCGTGGGGCACGGCGGGAGCGCCATTCTGGGCAGGCGGCCGGACGTGATCCGCGTCTACGTGTACGCTCCGCGCGACTGGCGGATTCACCAGATCATGAGCGGGCACGACGTCGATGAGAAAACGGCGTCGGACGAAGTCGATCGCATCGACCGCCGGCGCGGCGAGTATATGCGTCACTACTACGAGATGGAGTGGGGCAACCCGGCCCATTACGATCTCGCCCTGGATACGTCGACCTTCGGCCCCGACGGTGCCGCCGCGCTGGTGGTGCGCGCCGTGGAACTGCGCGGTGAATAG